Part of the Zingiber officinale cultivar Zhangliang chromosome 6A, Zo_v1.1, whole genome shotgun sequence genome, GCTTAATTACGTAAAAGAGATGTCTTGCTCACAGTGACACCCACATGAACATACAAACCTTTCCTCCCACCTTTAATCATTGTGTCTTTATGCCATTGTTGCGGCCTCCAGCTGAAAAGTAATTGCCCACATCCAACCCAAGCAACTAGTTGGTCCCCTGAAGCCATTTATTTGTCTACCTCCCAAGTCCTTCTGGCTGTGGTCTTGATCAAAAGGAACAGCTAATGTTTAGCACAAGCACAAAGTTGTGTTTCGTGAAGTCTCTCTTTGTGATCCTATGTACATGTTAAATCTCAAGATGCAGCTCAATCCAATCCAAAAATGTAAAAATATGTGGATGAGATGTAAGGATAAGTTTGAGAGTTTGTTTGCCCTGTTCAATATCCCTCGCCAATCATATCACTAAGATGAGGGGCTGCTTTTATACCATTAgccaaattttatttaaatttccaagAAAAAATGTAAATGAGAAACCCTTGATATGTAAGCTATTCAAGAGGGATCTTGCATAGAGATAGATGCATTAAGGTTTCAAGGCTCTTGCTCTGCTCCATAACCTACTATAAAATGCATAGGGCTGCTTCTTTTGTAGTTGTCGGATATGGAAGCATCCTTCCCACTAGTGCACCCCATTGAATCATTTGTGTCAAGCTTTGCTTTGCTGAAAAGGAACCTTGTCTTTTTGATACATTTTGGTTCTATCTTGAATTAAACTTTGCTCTTTAATAATAAGTATAAAAACATTCTGTACtatcatgatttttaaaaattaaatttagcttGTAGGAATGGATAATGGACTTTACTATGTttctagaattaaaaataaacataCATCTATTGAGATATTGAAATCATGTTATCTTATTGACTTATCATGTGTATCACAATGACTGAATCTATTTAATAACATGtttgcagtttatatataaaatatttagtGTTTTTGAGTTGTTTACAGATAGATTATTTAGTTACTATATTGGTTGTTAAGTTTTTTGATTTTTTGACTGAATCTATTTTTTTGTTGAACCAGTTTTAGTACATATTTTTATTGGAATTGTGATGGATAAAGGTTGGATGTTTTTACCAAGACAAACTGAGGAATACAGAAAAGGACTTGAGAATTTTCTAGATTTTGCATTTTCTAATGCAAACATAAATGGAACAATTGCATGTCCTTGTACAAGATGTAAGATTGGCATATGTGTTTCAAGAGAGGAGGCTTATGATCATTTGACGGTTGATGGATTTATTAAAGGTTATACTCACTGGGTTGCTCATGGAGAGATAGCATGTAGTGCACCTTCAATATCTAGTTCGGTTCTGTCTCGTGATGATGTAGATAACATAGAGGGACTAGTTCATGATGCTTTTGGGGTCCAACAACACGATGGTAGTACAATCAATACAGCAGGATTTGAAAAGGATAAAGATATTCCGTTTGGGGAGGccgaaaaattctataaattaattgTTGATTCACAAAAGGAGTTATATCCCGGATGTAAGAAATTCTCAAAACTTGCATTCATCATTCGCTTGCTACACTTAAAATGTCTTGGAAAAATGACCAATAAAGTCTTTAATATGCTTTTGGATTTGTTGAGAGAAGCATTTCCAAATGCCATGAAAGATTTACCAAAGTCATACTATGAAGCAGAGAAATTGATGAAGCAATTAGGACTTGGTTATGAAAAAAtcgatgcttgccctaatgattgtactTTGTACTGGGGGTTGGACAAGGAAAGAGTTCTCTGTAAAACATGCAATGAGCCTAGATGGGAAACATCTGAAGATGATCCTACTGGTGACAAGAGGAAAGTTGCATGTAAGGTTTTATGGTATTTTCCAATCAAGCCTAGGTTACAACGTTTGTTCATGTCCTACAAAACGGTCGTCCATATGAGATGGCATTCTGAATCTCGCACAAAAGACAGTTACATGCGACACCCAGCTGATTCCCCAGCTTGGAAAACGTTTGACCATAACCACCCAGAATTTGCGAAGGATCCTAGAAACATAAGGCTAGGATTAGCTTCAGATGGATTTAATCCATTTAAAATATGAGTGCGGTGCATAGTACGTGGCTAGCCATTTTTGTGCCTTATAATCTTccaccatggatgtgtatgaaacaACCATACTTTATGTTATCATTGCTAATACCTGGTCCATCTGCTCCTGGAAATAACATCGACATCTACTTGCAGCCCCTTATTGTAGATTTGAAGGATTTGTGGGAAGTAGGAGTGCAAACATATGATGCATCAACAAAGCAGAATTTTAAATTGCATGTTGCATTACTATGGACGATAAGTGATTTTCCTGGATATGCAACCCTATCTGGATGGAGCACCAAGGGTAAATTTGCATGCCCGGTGTGCCACAAATTTACACATTCACGATGGttaaaaaatggtaaaaaataTTGCTATATGGGTCACCGTAAATTTTTAAACAGTGATCATGAGTTTCGCAAAGATTCTCAACATTTCGATGGCACAGAAGAGtatggaagaccaccaccaataCTTTTAGGAGACACAGTGATCAatgagttaaaaaattttaaattgaaatttgGAAAAATAGTTGATGATAATCCAGAACTACCATTCAATTGGAAAAAGCTGAGTATTTTCTTCGATTTACCATATTGGAAAGATAATGTGATACGTCACAATCTTGATCttatgcatattgaaaagaatgtgTGTGAATCAATTTGTGGGACATTGCTAGATATGGAAGGGAAAACGAAAGATAATATTATATCACGTCTTGATTTGCAAGAAATTGGGATAAGATCAGAACTTCATCCTATTGAGAAGGGACCAAGTAGAGTTTACCTACCTCCAGCTTGTTATTCAATGGGGAAAAAAGAGAAGGGTACATTTTGCAAGGTTTTGAAAAAAGTTAAAGTTCCAGATGGTTATGCATCTAACATTTCACGATGCGTTCAACTAAAACCAGCAAAATTAATTGGTCTAAAAAGTCATGACAACCATATTTTGATGCAACAGTTGTTGCCAGTAGCACTACGTAAAACTTTGTCTAAATCAGTTCGGAATCCTTTGATCAGATTGTGTAGGTATTTCAGAGAGCTATGTTGTAAAGTTTGATCAGATATTTGCATATTTATCAAAACTATGTTGTCTAAAAAGtcatatttttgaaaagatttttaaataattttgaaattaattttgaaagtattttgaaatgaaattttgaaaagatttttaaataattttgattttgaaaagattttgaaatgaaattttgaaaagatttttaaataattttgaaattgattttgaaaagatttttaaataattttgaaattaattttgaaaagatttttaaataattttgaaattgattttgaaaagatttttaaataattttgaaaagatttttaaataattttgaaattaattttgaaattaattttgaaaggattttgaaatgaaattttgaaaagatttttaaataattttgaaattaattttgaaaagatttttaaataattttgaaattaattttgaaaggattttgaaatgaaattttgaaaagatttttaaataattttgatattaattttgaatcgattttttaaataattttgaaattaattttgaaattaattttgaaaagatttttaaataattttgaaattaattttgaaaggatatttaaataattttgaaattaattttgaaatgaaattttgaaaagatttttaaataattttgtttcttagtcatctcactcgatctaaattgtcaatcagggaatcctataattgatgtgagatgatttattgttgaattcaagggtctggtttaacgttgtgttagattcaggtttagctttgggttcaacaagtaagcattctttggataaacttctgggctatagtgagtcacaaggagctcattaaagtaaccatgccttcgaggtttcccaaatagtcctatccactgaacttagtaccaaaccttggtcgaactagttaggatccatttaagggtagcttcggtcagttccacttggccaaatgcaccaggtcgaagccatatcttcctagacatgcgatgccaaagcttccctaacgtactatcatccaaacacttcactagtactgtggttcaagttaaacttatcccgttttaatctaatcttaattaccctgccgggtaatctattcttgttttacccattttggatagattaggttcagttaccctatcgggtagttcagttggaggtgccaactagtttggatcctccatctagttttcagtttaattttgaatttttatttaatttaatttaatttcgagttttgaatttattagaatttaattttggattttaatttaattttgagttttgaatttttagtttaatttaatttaattttgagttttgaatttattagaatttaattttgattttttttaaaatttaatttcttttggaatttttaattaagatcgttttcattttagctttccctggatcatggcctcgatatggtctgtcgaggtagtatatttgatccttcggaacccagtattggccaagtccaatttgattgattaatttagacttggggacccatgcttggactgatttactactttgtttgtttattaaggataaataagatatatatttctttttacttttatatcctatcccagttctattgtagatggctctttgtgtcccaagaattcgatccaaattcttggagcccagagagaacttttctaaagtaatttttaaatcttttaactgattttttagatttgaattttctttctcaagttgttgtacttgagttgaatcttcagttaaagatgttgagttagttactcttttaagaatggttacttcttttaaaagtgacttaattttcaaatttgacttggctaatttgcgaagtaaataattgattaaattattaagcctaggaatactcaCAGCAgcgtctggcccttcggaaacggatgcggatccgtggctttgctcggagtcggcttctgactcgctctcgtattcgctgatctggtccatggccatcaatgcgagtaaactcgtttggtcgagttcgtcgtcttcgtcctccgaagaagattcgtcccaggttgcctttagtgccttctttcttctttgcttcttggctttcttttgattggggcagttggcttttgtatgccccttctggttgcacccgtagaaAGTGTCTTCGTACTTtgcctttgagttctgttgagcctccttggattgaactgccttctttagatctttcttgttgaatccctttttcttcttgtagagcttctttacaagttTCACAAactcgctggccagttcatcttctgaatcttctgaattgggttcgtcttctgattctgattcaactTTTCGTCGTCCTCTTGATCCCCGTGTTtgactcgttcctgcaatcaaagcaatacctttctcggatggttgtgcattagtttgttcatggtgttcgaattcactaaataactcgtctaattttaaggaagacaaatccttagagactttgtaggcatccaccattgatgcccacaatgtactcctaggaaatgagttaagggcataccttattatatctctgttttctactttctgcccgattccatgaagggaattcaagatatcttgaattcgagggtgtaaagaacttgccgtctcgccttcctgcattttcaaattatatagtttattaagtaacaaatcacgcttacttaccttagtttcagaggttccttcgtgaagttcgatcagtttctcccatagttcctttgcggaggagaatggaccgactctgttgagctcttctttggtaagaccgcattggatggtgcaggtggctttggcgtcggcttccacctttttgataaatgctggctcccagttttcacaggatgtaggcttaccgtcggtaccagttggtagttccagtcctgttttgacgatcatccaggtgtcgaactggatcttcagatatatttccattcgtcccttccaatatccgaagtcctctccggaaaatagtgggggacgaacggtgctatatccttcttgttgggccatttagatctacgaAGACAGAAACAACaatatctattccaagactaagtcttggattagtagtgcgggaggaagaaaaaaaataacaggctcaagtggtattgtccaactttgagcagaaaatcgattcgtgaaaagaaattagaatatagctatgaggctaaattctaatcgactccgaacaaaaccacgaaaaaaaattgtctcgaatagtggttgcactgattcaagacgaccccgctctgataccaattgttggatcgagacgcgctagagggggggggggtgaatagcgctcgtggctatttttaatCGTattggaatcgtaaaactatcaaagtaactatacacagcggaaataacgaatgcaatcacagagggacacaagaagttttacttcgttcggagcctaggtcgactcctacccgaaggcccgcgatccttgatcgctttcggtgggcaacacttataagtacgaaaaagagtacaagatttacaattagtacagtaattaaaaacaagtataccgacgacagaatcgtaatctcgaagctcctggtcgtcgtggactcgtaacagcacttcagggtcgttgattgagcagcacgcagcacaagaatcgcttggaagttgttgtacTTTAATGCTGCTCGaaatccccttataaagggcatccaaggcgccttgaaggcctctgaaggcgcctcctaggctccgagtccaccgtgcagatgagcgctgaccagtttgcgcttatcacctttgagggcgccttcaagggccttgaaggcgccttccaaggcgcctccagagccagc contains:
- the LOC121994818 gene encoding uncharacterized protein LOC121994818; this encodes MDKGWMFLPRQTEEYRKGLENFLDFAFSNANINGTIACPCTRCKIGICVSREEAYDHLTVDGFIKGYTHWVAHGEIACSAPSISSSVLSRDDVDNIEGLVHDAFGVQQHDGSTINTAGFEKDKDIPFGEAEKFYKLIVDSQKELYPGCKKFSKLAFIIRLLHLKCLGKMTNKVFNMLLDLLREAFPNAMKDLPKSYYEAEKLMKQLGLGYEKIDACPNDCTLYWGLDKERVLCKTCNEPRWETSEDDPTGDKRKVACKVLWYFPIKPRLQRLFMSYKTVVHMRWHSESRTKDSYMRHPADSPAWKTFDHNHPEFAKDPRNIRLGLASDGFNPFKI